The sequence ACGGACTGGTAATAATGGGTGGACACTCTAATTGGCCAGAATGGATTTACGTAGGTGTTGTAGTGGCATTAATGGTTTGGGTTGGAGCAGAAGCATGGGAAGCAGAAAGATTGGTAGAGCATGTTCCAGAAGATGCTAAAATAATTATTGTAACAGGACAACAATGGTTCTGGACTTTTGAACATGAAGATGGTACTAAAGAAATTGGAGAACTACATGTTGAAGTTGGAAAAGCTTACAAATTTGAAATTCATTCTAAAGATGTAAACCATTCTTTTAACATTCACGATTATGTTGTTTTAATGGATGCAATTCCTGGCAGAGTAAACACTGTATGGTTTGCTCCAACTGAAGCAGGAACTCATGATATTCAATGCAGAGAATATTGCGGATTAATTCACTATAATATGCGTGGAACTTTAATTGTGGAGGATCCAAAAGCTTGACAACGCTTTTATCTCAACTTTCAATGTGCAACTTTGAGGAGATTATCTAATGGTTCTAGAATTACAAAAGCCACGTCCAATTTGGCAAATAATGTTCTCAACACATCACACTGATGTTGGTTTACTCTATCTAATTTCATCACTAGCATTCTTGTTCTTAGGTGGTTCCTTAGCTCTTGCAATTAGAGCAGAATTGTTCTTACCTGGTGCACAAATTATTGGTGATGCTATGACCTTTAACAGAATTTTTACGGTTCACGGTACAACGTTAATTTTCTTGTTTATCATTCCGTTTGCATCTGCAGTTGGTAACTACTACGTTCCAATTATGGTCAGATACAAAGACATGGCCTATCCAAAACTTAATGCAATTGCATTTTGGATGATTCCTCCAGCTGGTGCGCTCATCTGGTTGGGATTTGCAGACTTTACTTGGTATGCAACACCTCCATATTCTATTATTAGTGCTCCTGGTCCTGCTGCAGACATGTGGATATTTGGATTGAAAATTTTAGGTATCTCATCAGTACTTGGTGCAATTAACTTTGTAGTTACAATTCTCAAATGTAAGCATCCTGACATGTCAATTGGTCAGGTTCCATTGTTAGCATGGTCTTTCTTATCATCATCTTTGATTATCCTTGTTGCAATTCCAACATTTGCAGCAGCACTTTTGATGTTGTTAACTGACAGACTTGGAGTAAGTGGATTCTTCAATCCTGCAATGGGTGGAGATCCTATTGCATATGCCCACTTGTTTTGGTTTACATTCCATCCTGAAGTGTATGTATTGGTAATTCCTGCAATTGGTATGATGTATGAAATCATTCCAAGATTTTCAAGAAAACCAATTTACAGTTACAACTCTGGTGTCTTTGCATTTGTTTTGTTATCTATTGTCGGTTTCTCCTCATGGGCTCACCATATGTACGCAACCGGAATGTCATTTACTGAAAAAACTGTATTTATGGTAGGAACTCTTGCAGCAGTTCCAGCATCTGCCATGCACGTATTCAACTTTGTAGCAACAATGTGGAATGGTAGAATCAAATTCTCAACCCCAATGATGTGGGCAGTTGGTGGTATTGCATTATTCTTCTCTGCAGGTGCAGGTGGCGTTGCAAATGCTGCTATGCCATTAGACTTTACAACACACGATACATACTGGGTAGTAGGTCACTTCCATCTCTTTGTGATGGGTACAATTGCATTTGGATCAATTGGTTTCCTATACTACATGTTCCCATATGTAACTGGAAGAATGTATAATGAAACAATGGGTAAAATTCATTTTATAATGTCTTTTGTAGGAACTGTTCTAGTGTTCTTTACCCAGCACGTACTTGGCTTGTATGGAATGCCAAGAAGAATTTTCGATTATCCGCCAATCCCAGAATGGATTGCTATGAACCAAATTGCAACAGTAGGAGCAATGATTATTGGTGTCAGTATGGCAATCTTCTTAGCAAACATGATTTACAGTTCTGGAAAAGGAAAACTTGCAAATACCGAAGACCCATTTGGAGTCGGTGGCAAGTATTACTATCCATTTGAGGCAAAGAACCC comes from Nitrosopumilus oxyclinae and encodes:
- a CDS encoding cupredoxin domain-containing protein, translating into MGGHSNWPEWIYVGVVVALMVWVGAEAWEAERLVEHVPEDAKIIIVTGQQWFWTFEHEDGTKEIGELHVEVGKAYKFEIHSKDVNHSFNIHDYVVLMDAIPGRVNTVWFAPTEAGTHDIQCREYCGLIHYNMRGTLIVEDPKA
- a CDS encoding cytochrome c oxidase subunit I, whose amino-acid sequence is MVLELQKPRPIWQIMFSTHHTDVGLLYLISSLAFLFLGGSLALAIRAELFLPGAQIIGDAMTFNRIFTVHGTTLIFLFIIPFASAVGNYYVPIMVRYKDMAYPKLNAIAFWMIPPAGALIWLGFADFTWYATPPYSIISAPGPAADMWIFGLKILGISSVLGAINFVVTILKCKHPDMSIGQVPLLAWSFLSSSLIILVAIPTFAAALLMLLTDRLGVSGFFNPAMGGDPIAYAHLFWFTFHPEVYVLVIPAIGMMYEIIPRFSRKPIYSYNSGVFAFVLLSIVGFSSWAHHMYATGMSFTEKTVFMVGTLAAVPASAMHVFNFVATMWNGRIKFSTPMMWAVGGIALFFSAGAGGVANAAMPLDFTTHDTYWVVGHFHLFVMGTIAFGSIGFLYYMFPYVTGRMYNETMGKIHFIMSFVGTVLVFFTQHVLGLYGMPRRIFDYPPIPEWIAMNQIATVGAMIIGVSMAIFLANMIYSSGKGKLANTEDPFGVGGKYYYPFEAKNPSH